The genomic region TCGTCGATGTGGTGCGTACCCCGAGCGGACGAGGCAAACCGGGAGGCGCCCTCAGCGGCAAGCACTCCGTCGACCTGCTGGGCGACCTGCTCGCCGAGCTGGTGCGCCGCAACGACCTCGACCCCGGCACGGTCGATGATGTGATCGCCGGCTGCGTCGCCCAGGTGGGGCAGCAGTCCTACAACGTGGCGCGCAACGCCGTGCTCGCGGCCGGGTTTCCCGAGCATGTGCCCGCGACCACGATCGACAGGCAGTGCGGCTCGAGCCAGCAGGCAGCGCACTTCGCGGCCCAGGCGGTCATGGCCGGTGTGCAAGACGTCGTGATCGCCTGCGGTGTGGAGTCGATGAGCACGATCCCCATGGGCACCTCGACCCTCGGACGCGACCCTTATGGCGAGCGGATCGCCGCGCGCTATCCGGACGGCCTGGTGGGTCAGGGCGTCTCCGCCGAGCTCATCGCACAGAAGTACGGCTTCGGCCGTGACGAGCTCGACGAGTTCAGCGCACGCTCGCACCGACTCGCCGCCGAGGCGGCAGAGGCGGGGGAGTTCGACCGCGAGCTCGTGCCCGTCGAGGTGGTGGATGCCGCCGGCGGCAGCAGCATCGTCACCGCTGACGAGACGGTGCGTCCGGCCACCACGGCGGAGGGTCTCTCCGGCCTGAACCCGTCGTTCCGCACGGATGCCCTCGCCGCCCGGTTCCCGGAGCTGGACTGGAAGATCACCCCTGGCAACTCGTCCCCGCTCACCGACGGCGCTTCCGCCGCGCTCATCATGAGCGCGCGGCGTGCCGAGCAGCTGGGGCTGACGCCGCGGGCCCGGTTCCACGCCTTCGCGGTCACGGGAAGCGACCCGCTCTACATGCTGACGGGCGTGATGCCGGCGACGGCACGCATCCTCAAGCAGACCGGACTGAACCTCGACGACATCGACGCCTACGAGGTGAACGAGGCCTTCGCCCCCGTGCCGCTCGCCTGGTTGAAGGAGTTCGGGGCGGACCCCGAGCGGCTGAACGGCGACGGCGGGGCGATCGCGCTCGGGCATCCGCTCGGCGCCAGCGGCACGCGGCTGCTGGGCACATTGCTCGCGCGCCTCGAACGTACGGGCGGCAGGTACGGACTGCAGACCATGTGCGAGGGCGGCGGCATGGCGAACGCGACCATCATCGAGCGGCTCTGAGCCGGACGAATACGATCCCGGAGGGATATATGCAGATCACGGAATGCAGTGCGCTCGTCACCGGCGGTGCGTCGGGACTGGGCAACGGGACGGCACGCGTGCTGGCCGAGGCCGGCGCGAAGGTGGTCATCGTCGACCTGCCGTCGTCGCGCGGCGAAGAGGCCGCCGCCGAGCTCGGCGGCGTCTTCGTGCCCGCCGACGTGACGAACGCCGACCAGGTGCGGCAGGCAGTGGATGCCGCGCAGCGGCTCGCCCCGCTCCGCGTCACCGTGAACTGCGCGGGCATCGCCACCGCGGGACGAACGGTGGGCAGAGAAGGCCCGCTCGCGTTGGACGCGTTCGAGCGCACGATCCGCATCAATCTCATCGGAACGTTCAACGTGACCAGGCTCGCGGCCGCTGCGATGTCCGCGAACGAGCCGGTCGAGGCGCAGGTGCTGCCGGGCATCCCGGCGACCGGCGAGCGCGGCGTGATCGTGAACACGGCATCGGTCGCCGCGTTCGACGGCCAGATCGGACAGGCCGCGTACTCGGCGTCGAAGGGCGGCGTGGCGTCCATGACCCTGCCGCTGGCCCGCGACCTGTCGAAGCTGCTGATCAGGGTGATGACCATCGCGCCCGGCATCATGCAGACGCCGATGATGGCGGGCATGCCCGACGACGTGCAGCGGTCGTTGGAGGAGCAGATCCCGATGCCGTCACGCATGGGCACACCGGCGGAATACGCAGCTCTCGTGCGCCACATCGTGGAGAACCCTCTGCTGAACGGCGAGGTCATTCGTCTCGACGGCGCGATCCGCATGCAGCCGAAGTAGGAGGGCGCTACCCGCGTGCCGCCGTCGCGCCCTCTGCCTCGAGCCGCTTCTGCAGGGCGTTCCCGGCCGGTGAGCCGGTCGTCAGCGCGCCGAGCACGCGTGTGAGCGCAGCCGCGTCATCCGTCGTCACCGCACCGTCG from Humibacter ginsenosidimutans harbors:
- a CDS encoding thiolase family protein produces the protein MSVEEAVIVDVVRTPSGRGKPGGALSGKHSVDLLGDLLAELVRRNDLDPGTVDDVIAGCVAQVGQQSYNVARNAVLAAGFPEHVPATTIDRQCGSSQQAAHFAAQAVMAGVQDVVIACGVESMSTIPMGTSTLGRDPYGERIAARYPDGLVGQGVSAELIAQKYGFGRDELDEFSARSHRLAAEAAEAGEFDRELVPVEVVDAAGGSSIVTADETVRPATTAEGLSGLNPSFRTDALAARFPELDWKITPGNSSPLTDGASAALIMSARRAEQLGLTPRARFHAFAVTGSDPLYMLTGVMPATARILKQTGLNLDDIDAYEVNEAFAPVPLAWLKEFGADPERLNGDGGAIALGHPLGASGTRLLGTLLARLERTGGRYGLQTMCEGGGMANATIIERL
- a CDS encoding 3-hydroxyacyl-CoA dehydrogenase → MQITECSALVTGGASGLGNGTARVLAEAGAKVVIVDLPSSRGEEAAAELGGVFVPADVTNADQVRQAVDAAQRLAPLRVTVNCAGIATAGRTVGREGPLALDAFERTIRINLIGTFNVTRLAAAAMSANEPVEAQVLPGIPATGERGVIVNTASVAAFDGQIGQAAYSASKGGVASMTLPLARDLSKLLIRVMTIAPGIMQTPMMAGMPDDVQRSLEEQIPMPSRMGTPAEYAALVRHIVENPLLNGEVIRLDGAIRMQPK